CCCACTTCGTCGGCGACCTCGCGCAGCCGATGCACGGCGGCGACCGCGGCGACCTTGGCGGCAACCAGGTGCCGGTGACCTATGGCATCGTCGGCGGACGGACCAACCTCCACGGCATCTGGGACGGCTGGATCCCGGAGCGCGCAGTCACCTCGCCGCCGGGCGGCGTGAAGGGCCTGCTGGGCGGGGTCACGCCTGCGCAAAAGGTCGAACTCGCGGGCGGCACGGTCGAGGACTGGAGCCGCAAGGCGTGGGAAAATGCGAAGACCTATGCCTACACCACCGCGCTTGGTGATCCCTGCCGCGAGCGGGCCAAGGACGAGCGGGGCGAGGTCACCGAGGCCGAAGTCCAGGCGCTGATCCCCGCGGTCCGCCAGCAGGTCCTCGCCGGCGGGCTGCGGCTGGCGCGGATGCTCGACGATGCGGTGCTTCGCGGCGTTGCGCCGCAGCCACCCCGGCGCGGCGGCGATTGAGCTAGCGCTTGCCGCGCCGTTTCCAGGCGCGGAATTCCTCGAGATCCTTGGCGCTCATGTCGAGATCGACCCGCTCCGACTTCGCAATGGCGAGGCGGATGAAGACGAATGTCAGCAAGGCGACCCCGGAGAAGAAGGGCACGAACAGCCACGGATTTCGGTCGAGATGCGGACTGACGAGCAGCGCCGGCCCGGTCACCACCCCGACGAACGCGACCAATGCCGCCCAGCCCTTGGCATTGCGCGGGGTGATCTGCATGCGACCGCGACCGCGGTAGTAGGTGAACCAGGGATCGTCCATCACTTGGCACCCGTGACGAAGGCGGCGACGCGGTCGGCGAGGCCAGCGGTGAGCGGACGGTCGGCCTCGGCATAGGTGGCGAGGTTGGCGGCGCGCTCGGCCGGGGCGTCGGAGAGGACGTGGTTCATCGCAGGAAACAGCGCGTAGGACGCCCTCGGCGCCGCCTTCTTCAGCACGTCGCCATTGGCGAGTCCGACCTGCACGTCGTGCCCGCCCTGGACGATCAGCAGCGGCCGCTTGATCGCCGCCGCCAGCTTGGACGGATCCTGCGCGAGCAATTCGATCATGAAGCCCTGCACGGCCGGGTTGAACAGGCTCTGGCCCAGTGCCGGGAGGATTCCGTCTATGGACACCTTGCGGCCGGCCTCGAGCTCGCCAAGCGCGCGCTCGGCCGGGGGGAGATAGGGCGCTAGGGCGGGGTTGGCGCGAAGCTGCTTGCGAATGGTGTCGCCGAGCTTCTCGCCCGGCGTCGTCAGCAGCACGGCGCCGCAGACATCAGGCGCGTTGGCCGCGCGCATCGCGACCAGCCCGCCCTCGCTATGCCCTGCGACCCAGACGCACCTTTGCCCGGTGGCTTTGCGCGCCGACTCGACCCAGGCGCGGGTGTCGGCGTCATAGGCGGAGAAGGTGGCCTCGTTCGGATTGCCGGCCGCCGCGCTTCCGAACATCCCGCGCTTGTCGATCCGGACGGTGGCGACCCCGCGCTCGGCCAGCGCTTCGGCCAGCTTGCGATAGGGAGCAGCCTTGATCCCCGCAGGGCTGTTGCCGTCGCGGTCGGTCGGGCCGGATCCGGGAATGATGATCATCGCCGCCCGCGACTTGCCCACAGGCTTGAGCAGGGTGCCGGCAAGCGCGTCGGCGGGCCCGGCCTTGAGCTCGGTGGCAGCGGGCGGGGCGGCCGCGAGGGTGGCGGCAAGCAACAGGCTCAGCATCATTCACTCTCCTTGGGTGGGCGTCCGCGTTTTACAGGCTGCGGGGGCGTGAGCTTCACCCCCCGCGCCTTCAGCGCTTCGCGCAGCAGGCATTCGACCTCGGCATTAGCGGAGCGGATGTTGGCTGTGGCGCAGCGTTCCACCGCGGACCACAGGTCCGGGTCGATACGCAGTGGAAAGGCCTTCCGCTCCGGCATGACGACTTACTGGTAGAGGGTGCCGGTGTTGACGACAGGCTGGGTGT
Above is a window of Sphingomonas glaciei DNA encoding:
- a CDS encoding S1/P1 nuclease, with amino-acid sequence MPIIRLLAALLALTAAAPAAAYWEYTHRLVASIAWAEVQPETRVRLKALMREGGRLETPECPVGTLEDASVWADCIKPLGDRFSYQSSWHYQNVNVCKPFSLRDACKDGNCVSAQIERNARLLADRKLPVRERVMALAYLTHFVGDLAQPMHGGDRGDLGGNQVPVTYGIVGGRTNLHGIWDGWIPERAVTSPPGGVKGLLGGVTPAQKVELAGGTVEDWSRKAWENAKTYAYTTALGDPCRERAKDERGEVTEAEVQALIPAVRQQVLAGGLRLARMLDDAVLRGVAPQPPRRGGD
- a CDS encoding alpha/beta hydrolase translates to MMLSLLLAATLAAAPPAATELKAGPADALAGTLLKPVGKSRAAMIIIPGSGPTDRDGNSPAGIKAAPYRKLAEALAERGVATVRIDKRGMFGSAAAGNPNEATFSAYDADTRAWVESARKATGQRCVWVAGHSEGGLVAMRAANAPDVCGAVLLTTPGEKLGDTIRKQLRANPALAPYLPPAERALGELEAGRKVSIDGILPALGQSLFNPAVQGFMIELLAQDPSKLAAAIKRPLLIVQGGHDVQVGLANGDVLKKAAPRASYALFPAMNHVLSDAPAERAANLATYAEADRPLTAGLADRVAAFVTGAK